A window of the Nibribacter ruber genome harbors these coding sequences:
- a CDS encoding response regulator, whose amino-acid sequence MSHSKRPIVILIAEDDAEDRMLVKEALEESRLMNNIQFVENGEELMEYLHNRGRFSDKSEYPTPGLILLDLNMPKKDGREALKEIKTDDHLRVIPVVVLTTSKAEEDVLRTYDLGVSSFITKPVTFAGLVDVMQTLSKYWFQIVELPKA is encoded by the coding sequence ATGTCGCATAGTAAAAGACCCATAGTTATTCTAATTGCCGAAGATGACGCCGAAGACCGCATGCTGGTCAAAGAGGCCCTGGAGGAGAGCCGCCTCATGAACAACATCCAGTTTGTGGAGAACGGCGAAGAACTGATGGAGTATCTGCACAACCGCGGTAGGTTCTCAGATAAATCTGAATATCCCACTCCGGGCCTCATTCTGCTGGACCTTAACATGCCTAAGAAAGACGGCCGCGAGGCCCTCAAGGAAATCAAAACCGATGACCATTTACGCGTGATCCCGGTGGTGGTGCTGACTACCTCTAAGGCCGAGGAAGACGTGCTGCGCACCTATGACCTGGGCGTGAGTTCCTTCATCACCAAACCCGTGACCTTTGCCGGCCTGGTAGACGTCATGCAGACCTTAAGCAAATACTGGTTCCAGATTGTAGAACTGCCCAAAGCCTAA
- a CDS encoding PAS domain-containing sensor histidine kinase produces the protein MEETHLTPSHNPDDQARLQAIIDAAIDGIITIDTRGRIESVNPAVSAIFGYQPEEMIGNNISMLMPEPDHSAHDQYIENYQRTGQRKIIGIGREVKGLKKDGTVFPFLLSISEVKLQDSVIYTGIIHDISRQKKAEVAQLESEHKIQSIIQTAVDGIITIDTRGIIEMVNPAAARLFGYHESEILGHNISLLMPEPDHSAHDGYMDNYQRTGKRKIIGIGREVSGLKKDGTVFPLFLSISEVQLADRKVYTGFIHDITQQKISEERLRRYAAELERSNRELQDFAYVSSHDLQEPLRKIQAFGDRLKSKEKGNLSEQGQDYVDRMLNAAVRMQNLINDLLTFSRVTTKSKGFEKVSLDAILTEVLSDLEITIERTGAEIERYPLPIIEAEPTQMRQLFQNLISNAIKFRKDNERPHIRISSTDFQRWAHLTATPGDEVVKIVVEDNGIGFEEKYLDRIFNIFQRLEGQKYEGSGVGLAICRKIAIKHGGDITARSQPGKGTQFIITLAKKNLQE, from the coding sequence TTGGAAGAAACGCATTTGACTCCCTCTCATAACCCTGATGACCAGGCCCGGTTGCAGGCCATCATAGACGCCGCCATTGACGGCATCATCACCATAGACACCCGTGGTCGCATTGAATCTGTGAACCCCGCGGTGTCTGCCATCTTCGGGTACCAGCCAGAGGAGATGATTGGCAACAACATCAGCATGCTCATGCCTGAGCCAGACCACAGCGCCCATGATCAGTACATAGAGAACTACCAGCGCACGGGTCAACGCAAGATCATAGGCATTGGCAGAGAGGTGAAGGGCCTGAAGAAGGACGGTACCGTTTTTCCGTTTCTGCTCAGCATTAGTGAGGTCAAGTTGCAGGATAGCGTCATTTATACCGGCATCATCCATGACATCTCCCGGCAGAAGAAAGCCGAAGTTGCCCAGCTGGAAAGTGAGCATAAGATCCAATCCATCATTCAGACGGCGGTAGACGGCATCATCACCATAGACACGCGCGGCATCATTGAAATGGTAAACCCTGCGGCGGCCCGTCTGTTTGGCTACCATGAATCAGAAATTCTGGGGCATAACATAAGCCTGCTCATGCCAGAGCCAGACCATAGCGCCCATGACGGCTACATGGACAATTACCAAAGAACCGGTAAGCGCAAGATTATTGGCATTGGCCGTGAAGTGTCTGGTTTGAAGAAGGACGGCACCGTGTTTCCGCTGTTTTTGAGCATCAGTGAGGTGCAACTGGCAGACCGCAAGGTGTACACCGGTTTTATCCATGACATTACGCAGCAGAAGATAAGCGAAGAGCGCCTGCGCCGCTATGCCGCAGAACTGGAGCGCAGCAATCGGGAGCTACAGGACTTTGCGTATGTATCGTCGCATGACCTGCAGGAGCCGTTGCGCAAGATTCAGGCCTTCGGTGACAGGCTCAAGTCTAAGGAGAAAGGCAACCTGAGTGAGCAAGGCCAGGACTATGTAGACCGTATGCTCAATGCGGCGGTACGCATGCAGAACCTCATCAATGACCTGCTCACCTTCTCCAGGGTGACCACCAAGTCCAAAGGATTTGAGAAAGTAAGCCTGGATGCCATCCTCACCGAAGTGCTCTCTGACCTGGAAATCACCATTGAACGCACGGGTGCCGAGATTGAGCGCTATCCTTTGCCCATCATTGAGGCAGAACCTACGCAAATGCGCCAGCTCTTCCAGAACCTCATCAGCAATGCCATCAAGTTTAGGAAGGACAATGAGAGACCTCACATCAGAATCTCATCAACTGACTTTCAGCGCTGGGCGCATTTAACGGCCACCCCGGGTGACGAAGTGGTGAAGATTGTAGTGGAAGACAACGGCATTGGCTTTGAAGAGAAGTACCTTGACCGGATTTTTAATATCTTTCAGCGTTTGGAGGGCCAGAAATACGAAGGCTCCGGCGTGGGACTTGCCATTTGCCGCAAGATTGCCATCAAGCACGGTGGTGACATTACGGCCCGCAGCCAGCCCGGCAAAGGAACCCAGTTTATTATCACGCTGGCCAAAAAGAACTTACAGGAATAA
- a CDS encoding SH3 domain-containing protein, with protein MAQSTTEKLTRADSLYNQHQYTQAFTIYEQLLTKQRVYTPQMLLKMAYVQEGLQRYTQSMYYLQLYYSKHPSRSILKKMEEVGLQQHLQGYEYTDWDFFKTQFHKYYDKILELLLIGAVVFLTILVRRWVKKKPIAKQTQGTFLVYVAFLFFYANFLTLGQQGLILNANVPIMTAPSAGAGLVTTAGVGHRVNIVGEQDIWYRIEWKDQTAYIRKNNLLLLPQPLSVQKLF; from the coding sequence ATGGCTCAATCTACTACAGAAAAACTAACCCGGGCAGATTCTTTATACAACCAGCACCAATATACCCAGGCGTTCACCATTTACGAGCAATTGCTCACCAAGCAGCGGGTGTACACGCCGCAGATGCTCTTGAAAATGGCCTACGTCCAGGAGGGCCTGCAACGCTACACGCAGTCTATGTACTACCTGCAGCTTTACTACAGCAAGCACCCCAGCCGCTCCATTTTAAAAAAGATGGAAGAAGTGGGCCTGCAACAGCACCTGCAAGGCTACGAGTACACCGACTGGGACTTCTTCAAAACCCAGTTTCACAAATACTATGACAAGATCCTGGAACTGCTGCTCATTGGCGCTGTGGTTTTCCTGACCATTCTGGTGCGGCGCTGGGTGAAGAAGAAACCCATTGCCAAGCAAACCCAAGGCACCTTTCTGGTATATGTGGCCTTTCTCTTCTTTTACGCCAATTTCCTCACCCTTGGACAACAGGGCCTCATCCTGAATGCCAACGTCCCCATCATGACGGCACCTTCGGCGGGGGCTGGTTTGGTGACCACGGCCGGCGTGGGTCACCGCGTGAACATTGTAGGCGAGCAGGACATCTGGTACCGCATTGAGTGGAAAGACCAGACGGCGTACATCAGAAAAAACAACCTGCTCTTATTGCCGCAGCCATTGAGCGTGCAGAAGTTGTTCTAA
- a CDS encoding SDR family oxidoreductase, whose amino-acid sequence MKNKVIIITGGSSGIGRACALAFGRAGGKIVINGRNAQKLNEVGQELAAANIEYLAVPGDVSQEEDCCLLIEQTVAKFGRIDVMLNNAGISMRALLQDVELDVIRQLMDINFWGTVYCTKFALPYILESKGSIIGVSSIAGYQGLPGRTGYSASKFAMQGFLGALRTETLHQGIHVMVACPGFTASNIRNTALAADGSQQGESPRDEGKMMTSEEVADRILYATRKRLRDIVMTTQGRLAVLLSKFLPGLTDKLVYNQMKKEPNSPFK is encoded by the coding sequence ATGAAAAACAAAGTCATCATCATCACCGGCGGATCTTCGGGCATTGGACGGGCTTGCGCGCTGGCCTTTGGAAGAGCCGGCGGAAAAATAGTCATCAACGGCAGAAACGCCCAGAAACTAAACGAGGTAGGGCAGGAACTGGCCGCAGCCAATATTGAGTACTTGGCCGTTCCCGGCGATGTAAGCCAGGAAGAAGACTGCTGCCTTTTGATTGAGCAGACGGTGGCTAAGTTTGGGAGGATTGACGTGATGCTCAACAACGCTGGTATTAGCATGCGGGCCTTGCTCCAGGATGTGGAGCTGGACGTGATTCGGCAACTCATGGACATCAACTTCTGGGGGACCGTTTACTGTACCAAGTTCGCGCTGCCGTACATTCTGGAAAGCAAAGGCTCTATCATAGGTGTTTCGTCCATTGCGGGCTACCAAGGTTTGCCGGGCCGCACGGGTTATTCTGCGTCTAAGTTTGCCATGCAGGGCTTCCTGGGTGCCCTGCGCACCGAAACCTTGCACCAAGGCATTCACGTGATGGTGGCCTGCCCCGGCTTCACGGCGTCTAACATTAGAAACACCGCCCTAGCCGCCGATGGTAGTCAGCAGGGAGAATCACCGCGGGATGAGGGAAAGATGATGACCTCTGAGGAAGTAGCCGACCGTATTCTGTACGCCACCCGTAAACGCCTGCGCGACATTGTCATGACTACGCAAGGCAGGCTGGCCGTACTGTTAAGTAAATTCTTACCGGGTTTGACAGACAAGTTGGTGTACAACCAAATGAAGAAAGAGCCCAACTCGCCATTTAAATAG
- the rlmD gene encoding 23S rRNA (uracil(1939)-C(5))-methyltransferase RlmD has protein sequence MRKFKKKKHKYNIIPELRVEEMAAEGKCLARHDNMVVFISGVAPGDVVDVRVTKERKNYLEATPIHFHAYSEQRIEPFCEHFGVCGGCKWQHIAYDTQLFYKQKQVNDNIERIGKITGYEMLPILPSDRVSFYRNKLEFTFSGNSWLTQEQINSGQEFERRALGFHVPLRFDKIVDIQHCYLQPAPSNEIRLAVKQYALENDLPFFDLVKQEGFLRNLIIRTANTGDLMVIVQVFQDKMEWLQPLLDFLLQAFPQITSLQYVVNNKGNETFHDLDVICYHGDPYIHEQMEGLRFRVGPKSFYQTNSEQAYNLYKLTREFALLSGTETVYDLYTGAGTIANFVARSAAQVIGIEYVASAIEDAKINSQINDITNTHFYAGDMKDVLNHDLFAKHGRPDVIITDPPRAGMHPDVVAKLIEVKANRIVYVSCNPSTQARDLEMLSEAYDVVKVQPVDMFPQTYHVESVALLSLKS, from the coding sequence GTGAGAAAATTCAAGAAGAAAAAACATAAGTATAACATCATTCCAGAGTTGCGCGTGGAAGAGATGGCCGCCGAAGGCAAGTGTCTGGCCCGGCATGACAACATGGTGGTGTTCATTTCGGGCGTTGCACCTGGAGATGTGGTGGACGTGCGCGTGACCAAGGAACGCAAGAATTACCTGGAGGCCACCCCTATTCATTTCCATGCTTACTCAGAACAGCGTATTGAGCCGTTCTGTGAGCATTTTGGGGTGTGCGGCGGCTGTAAATGGCAACACATTGCCTATGACACCCAGCTGTTCTACAAGCAGAAGCAGGTGAATGACAACATTGAGCGCATCGGCAAGATTACCGGCTATGAGATGTTGCCTATTCTGCCTTCGGACCGCGTGAGCTTCTACCGTAATAAGTTGGAGTTTACCTTCTCAGGCAATTCCTGGCTGACCCAAGAGCAGATTAACAGCGGCCAGGAGTTTGAGCGGAGAGCGCTGGGTTTCCACGTGCCGTTGCGCTTTGACAAGATTGTAGACATTCAGCACTGCTATCTGCAACCGGCGCCGTCTAATGAGATTAGACTGGCCGTGAAGCAGTATGCGCTAGAGAACGACCTGCCGTTTTTTGATTTGGTCAAGCAGGAAGGCTTCCTGCGGAACCTCATCATCAGGACGGCCAACACCGGTGACTTGATGGTGATTGTGCAGGTCTTCCAGGACAAGATGGAATGGTTGCAACCGCTGTTGGACTTCTTGTTGCAGGCTTTTCCGCAGATTACGTCTTTGCAGTACGTGGTCAACAACAAGGGCAATGAGACGTTTCATGACCTGGACGTGATTTGCTACCACGGCGACCCGTACATTCATGAGCAGATGGAAGGCTTGCGCTTCAGAGTCGGGCCGAAGTCTTTTTACCAGACCAACTCTGAGCAGGCTTATAACTTGTATAAACTGACCCGAGAGTTTGCCCTTTTAAGTGGCACTGAGACGGTGTATGACTTGTACACGGGCGCAGGTACCATCGCGAACTTCGTGGCCCGTTCTGCGGCGCAGGTGATAGGCATTGAGTATGTGGCCAGCGCTATTGAAGACGCCAAAATCAACTCGCAGATAAACGACATCACCAACACGCATTTCTATGCCGGTGACATGAAGGACGTCTTGAACCACGACCTGTTTGCCAAGCACGGCCGTCCTGACGTCATCATCACTGACCCGCCGCGTGCCGGTATGCACCCAGACGTGGTAGCCAAGTTGATAGAGGTGAAAGCCAACCGCATTGTCTACGTGAGCTGTAACCCGTCTACCCAGGCTCGCGACTTGGAGATGCTGTCAGAGGCCTATGACGTGGTAAAGGTGCAACCCGTAGATATGTTCCCGCAGACCTACCACGTTGAGAGCGTGGCCTTGCTGTCTTTGAAGAGCTAA
- a CDS encoding DUF4265 domain-containing protein, with the protein MNEEGLEKIHIDLPNHWVVGGESMWAEPLGNDLFQIENVPFYAYGLNFKDIVRATSDSEELKPEIRELIKPSGRRTFRICFKSQVSREQQEVILESFFEHHVSYERADDIYVALDMKPEGDYQAVFDKLESYQEQYFIGFETCEARVEGSFDDVPEDDEDIMEA; encoded by the coding sequence ATGAACGAGGAAGGTTTAGAGAAAATACATATTGACCTGCCTAATCATTGGGTTGTTGGTGGAGAATCAATGTGGGCTGAACCGCTTGGGAATGACTTGTTTCAAATTGAGAATGTCCCTTTTTATGCATATGGTTTAAACTTTAAAGATATTGTTAGGGCTACTTCTGACTCTGAGGAGCTTAAACCAGAAATCAGGGAGTTGATAAAGCCAAGCGGACGTAGAACATTTAGGATATGTTTCAAGAGCCAAGTAAGCAGGGAACAACAAGAAGTAATACTTGAATCTTTCTTTGAACATCATGTTTCTTATGAACGGGCAGATGATATATATGTGGCACTGGACATGAAACCCGAAGGTGATTATCAAGCTGTTTTTGATAAGTTGGAGTCCTACCAAGAACAGTATTTTATAGGATTTGAAACTTGCGAAGCAAGAGTAGAGGGAAGCTTTGATGACGTGCCAGAAGATGACGAAGATATAATGGAGGCCTAA
- the thiL gene encoding thiamine-phosphate kinase, whose amino-acid sequence MSEYTSLDSLGEFGLIRRLQEHVELQNPSTVLGIGDDAAIIEPGQKQMVVTTDMLIENVHFDLTFCPLKHLGYKAVAVNVSDIAAMNAIPTQIVVSLAISARYTVEAMEELYEGMRLACENYKVDLVGGDTTSSRSGLVISVTALGEVEKGKAVLRSTAQVNDLICVTGDLGGAYLGLQLLEREKQAFLADPETQPELEGKDYVVGRQLRPEARMDVIHELKELGVHPTSMIDISDGLGSELLHICSQSRVGAAVFQDKLPVDQQTLDTAEEFKIDPVTCIMNGGEDYELLFTAKLSDYDKLKNHPDITIIGKITDAAEGVNLVTPSGNAHAIKAQGWNHFA is encoded by the coding sequence ATGTCTGAATATACCTCCTTAGATAGCCTCGGCGAGTTCGGCCTGATTAGAAGACTGCAAGAGCACGTTGAGTTGCAAAACCCATCTACCGTTTTAGGCATTGGCGATGATGCCGCCATCATTGAGCCCGGCCAAAAGCAAATGGTAGTGACCACTGATATGCTCATTGAGAACGTGCACTTTGACCTGACCTTCTGCCCGCTCAAGCACTTGGGGTACAAAGCCGTAGCCGTAAACGTCTCTGATATAGCCGCCATGAACGCCATTCCTACCCAAATTGTGGTGAGTCTGGCCATTAGCGCGCGCTATACGGTAGAGGCTATGGAAGAACTGTATGAAGGCATGCGCTTGGCCTGCGAAAACTACAAAGTAGACCTGGTAGGCGGAGACACTACCTCGTCCCGTTCTGGTCTGGTGATAAGCGTAACGGCCCTAGGCGAAGTAGAAAAAGGCAAAGCCGTTCTGCGCAGTACTGCCCAAGTAAATGACCTTATCTGCGTAACCGGCGACTTAGGCGGCGCTTACTTAGGCCTGCAACTACTGGAGCGCGAGAAACAAGCGTTTTTAGCCGACCCAGAAACTCAACCAGAACTGGAAGGCAAAGACTATGTGGTAGGTCGTCAATTGCGCCCCGAGGCTCGTATGGACGTGATTCATGAGCTGAAGGAACTGGGCGTGCACCCAACTTCTATGATTGACATTTCTGACGGATTGGGTTCTGAGTTATTACACATCTGTTCGCAGAGTAGGGTAGGAGCTGCCGTTTTCCAGGACAAACTTCCGGTAGACCAACAAACCCTAGACACCGCCGAGGAATTCAAGATTGACCCGGTGACCTGTATCATGAACGGAGGCGAAGACTATGAACTACTCTTCACGGCCAAACTCTCTGACTACGATAAGCTCAAAAATCACCCAGACATCACCATCATCGGTAAAATCACAGACGCCGCTGAAGGGGTGAACCTGGTGACGCCAAGCGGCAACGCCCATGCCATTAAAGCTCAAGGCTGGAATCATTTTGCCTAA
- a CDS encoding TetR/AcrR family transcriptional regulator, with protein sequence MSRKEQIDQVATSLFRSRGFAATTMRDLALELGIEAGSLYSHIKSKEDILQRVCFKMADAFVAAFEQVQNKAVPASEKLQLAVAAHVRVLTQNPEAAGVFLNEWKHLSEPTLSKFSQMRHRYEEGFREIVREGIANGEFRVTDEKFVVLTLLSSLNWLHTWYKPEGKMNPDQIADYLSNLLLNGLLNTELHAQNA encoded by the coding sequence ATGTCGCGTAAAGAACAAATAGACCAAGTTGCCACATCGCTTTTCAGAAGCAGAGGTTTTGCCGCCACCACCATGCGTGACCTGGCGCTGGAACTGGGCATTGAAGCCGGTAGTTTGTATTCGCACATCAAGTCTAAAGAAGATATCCTGCAACGCGTGTGCTTTAAAATGGCAGATGCGTTTGTAGCCGCGTTTGAACAGGTACAGAACAAGGCAGTGCCGGCTTCTGAGAAATTACAGCTGGCCGTAGCCGCCCACGTGCGGGTCCTGACCCAAAACCCAGAGGCGGCGGGCGTGTTCTTAAATGAGTGGAAGCACCTGAGCGAGCCTACTTTGAGCAAATTCAGCCAGATGCGCCACCGCTATGAAGAAGGCTTCAGGGAGATTGTGAGAGAGGGCATCGCCAATGGCGAGTTCAGAGTCACCGATGAGAAATTTGTGGTACTGACTTTGCTCTCTAGTTTGAACTGGCTCCACACCTGGTACAAGCCAGAAGGAAAAATGAACCCCGACCAGATAGCCGATTACTTGTCTAATCTGCTCTTAAACGGATTACTGAACACAGAATTACACGCGCAAAACGCATAA
- the paaA gene encoding 1,2-phenylacetyl-CoA epoxidase subunit PaaA: MYGGGNVFEATKFDDLQQEDPVLLAEFEARIARGEKIEPNDWMPQLYRKQLVRMIEQHAHSEIIGALPEGTWITRAPGFRRKLAQMAKVQDEVGHAQLLYSAAETLGKTREQMLTDLINGKSKYSNVFNYPAFTWADSNIISWLIDAGAIVNQMANAKGSYGPYCRALDRICAEEAFHLKYGHDAVVHMATGSPVQRQMIQEALNRWWPPIMTFFGPSDKMSTHTETLMRWKVKMASNDACRQQFLDMYVPKIWELGLTVPDAKLRKNEEGVWEYTEPDWDEFKRVINGDGPCNAERLAVRRSAEERGAWVRRALLSPKASYVRPLA, encoded by the coding sequence ATGTACGGAGGAGGAAACGTTTTTGAGGCCACCAAGTTTGATGACCTTCAGCAGGAAGACCCGGTGTTGTTGGCAGAGTTTGAAGCCCGCATAGCCCGTGGAGAGAAAATTGAGCCCAACGACTGGATGCCCCAATTATACCGCAAGCAATTAGTGCGTATGATTGAACAGCACGCCCACTCTGAGATTATCGGCGCTTTGCCAGAAGGTACCTGGATTACCCGTGCCCCGGGCTTCAGACGCAAGCTGGCCCAGATGGCCAAGGTGCAGGACGAAGTAGGCCACGCTCAATTACTTTACAGCGCCGCTGAAACCCTTGGCAAGACCCGTGAGCAGATGCTAACCGACCTTATCAACGGCAAAAGCAAATACTCCAACGTGTTCAACTACCCTGCCTTTACTTGGGCAGACTCCAATATCATTTCCTGGCTGATTGACGCGGGTGCCATTGTCAACCAGATGGCCAACGCCAAAGGAAGCTACGGACCGTATTGCCGTGCCCTGGACAGAATCTGCGCCGAGGAAGCCTTCCACTTGAAATACGGTCATGATGCCGTAGTGCATATGGCCACAGGCTCACCGGTACAGCGCCAGATGATTCAGGAAGCTTTGAACCGCTGGTGGCCGCCAATCATGACGTTCTTCGGGCCGAGTGACAAGATGAGTACCCACACCGAGACTTTGATGCGCTGGAAAGTAAAAATGGCTTCTAATGATGCCTGCCGTCAGCAGTTCCTGGACATGTATGTGCCTAAGATTTGGGAATTGGGCTTAACGGTTCCAGATGCCAAATTGCGTAAAAACGAAGAAGGTGTTTGGGAATACACTGAGCCAGACTGGGACGAATTCAAACGCGTGATTAACGGAGACGGCCCTTGCAACGCAGAGCGACTTGCCGTACGCCGTTCCGCCGAAGAACGCGGTGCCTGGGTAAGACGCGCGCTTTTGTCGCCGAAGGCTTCTTACGTTAGACCATTAGCATAA
- a CDS encoding phenylacetic acid degradation b produces MSQDTEHIHSLDPRVTRLHIEAEAEQEQKPQLDQLETYEVFHQQKEGKAFSYVGPVHGANEEIAFLFGKEQYSRRAACTGMWIVKTQRVFVTPYVDDNTSFYDTLQELAVTPEETEQTYEIFHLKKRGKAHVHAGTVTARSYEQALQVAKQTLNTPPVVNVWVVASQDVLREEQEKDIWLTTPEKKYREATAYRVQDKIDRFKAERQAQ; encoded by the coding sequence ATGTCTCAAGACACAGAACACATCCACTCGCTTGACCCACGCGTCACTCGCCTGCACATTGAGGCCGAGGCTGAACAAGAGCAGAAACCGCAACTAGACCAACTGGAAACCTATGAGGTCTTCCATCAGCAGAAAGAAGGCAAAGCTTTTTCCTATGTCGGTCCGGTACACGGTGCCAATGAAGAGATTGCCTTCTTGTTCGGGAAAGAGCAATACAGCCGTCGCGCGGCCTGCACCGGCATGTGGATTGTGAAAACCCAACGCGTGTTTGTGACACCTTACGTAGATGACAACACGTCTTTCTATGACACCTTGCAGGAACTGGCCGTTACGCCAGAAGAAACTGAGCAGACCTATGAAATTTTCCATTTGAAGAAGCGTGGCAAAGCGCACGTGCATGCTGGCACCGTGACTGCCCGTTCTTATGAGCAGGCCTTGCAAGTGGCTAAGCAGACCTTGAATACGCCACCGGTGGTGAACGTGTGGGTGGTGGCCAGCCAGGATGTTCTGCGCGAAGAGCAAGAGAAAGACATCTGGCTCACTACGCCAGAGAAGAAGTACCGCGAAGCCACTGCGTACCGCGTGCAAGATAAGATTGACCGTTTCAAAGCCGAAAGACAAGCCCAATAA
- the paaC gene encoding 1,2-phenylacetyl-CoA epoxidase subunit PaaC: MQDLAIKDLLYKLADDQLILGHRNSEWTGMGPMLEEDIAFSSMAQDKLGHSLAFYSLLHELGEGEPDTVAFMRNADQFHNCQLTELPIGEYDFSLIRHFLFDNAESLRFESLSQSSHEGIARIATKLKGEVKYHVLHGNTMVKQLGSATEESISRLQQALDYALPYALGIFEPSKYEQELIDAGVYVGETSIQAEWENRISAVLAKTSLKLPDLASLTPVYGGRYGQHTEHLQPLLDEMAEVFKLDPTAEW; the protein is encoded by the coding sequence ATGCAGGACCTAGCCATCAAAGACCTTTTATACAAGCTAGCCGATGACCAGTTGATTCTGGGACACCGCAATTCTGAGTGGACCGGCATGGGGCCCATGCTGGAAGAAGACATCGCCTTTTCCTCCATGGCCCAGGACAAACTTGGCCACAGCCTGGCCTTCTATTCTCTATTACATGAACTAGGCGAAGGCGAACCAGACACCGTCGCCTTCATGCGCAACGCAGACCAGTTCCACAACTGCCAACTCACAGAACTGCCCATTGGTGAGTATGATTTCAGCTTGATTAGACACTTCTTGTTTGACAACGCTGAGTCCTTGCGCTTTGAGTCCTTGAGCCAATCCAGCCATGAGGGCATCGCCAGAATTGCCACCAAGCTCAAAGGCGAAGTAAAGTACCACGTGTTGCACGGCAATACCATGGTCAAGCAACTAGGCTCCGCCACCGAGGAAAGCATCTCACGCTTACAACAGGCTTTAGACTACGCTTTGCCTTATGCACTAGGCATCTTTGAGCCGTCCAAGTATGAGCAGGAACTGATTGACGCCGGCGTGTATGTAGGCGAAACTTCTATCCAAGCAGAATGGGAAAACCGAATTTCGGCTGTTTTGGCCAAAACAAGCCTAAAACTACCTGACTTGGCTAGCCTCACGCCCGTGTACGGTGGCCGTTACGGACAGCACACAGAACATCTTCAACCTCTCTTAGATGAAATGGCCGAAGTCTTCAAACTAGACCCAACCGCTGAGTGGTAG
- the paaD gene encoding 1,2-phenylacetyl-CoA epoxidase subunit PaaD, with translation MQTVEQIREFLEEVKDPEIPVLSLNDLGVITGIELNPDGFVTVRMTPTFAGCPAMDYMRAEVEQSLRKHGIKAFEVVMSFDEPWNSNKLSEKGRQALKDFGLAPPQPYQGILDLEILEYATCPNCQSQNTEMRTPFGPTLCRSMHYCNDCRQMFEQFKPL, from the coding sequence ATGCAGACCGTTGAGCAAATCCGTGAGTTTTTAGAGGAGGTGAAAGACCCTGAGATTCCTGTGTTGTCTTTGAACGACTTGGGCGTGATTACCGGGATTGAGCTCAACCCAGACGGTTTTGTAACGGTTCGCATGACTCCTACGTTTGCAGGGTGTCCGGCCATGGACTACATGCGGGCAGAAGTAGAGCAGTCGTTGCGCAAGCATGGCATTAAGGCCTTTGAAGTGGTGATGAGTTTTGACGAGCCCTGGAACTCCAACAAGCTCTCAGAGAAAGGAAGACAGGCATTGAAGGATTTCGGGTTGGCGCCGCCGCAACCGTACCAGGGCATTCTGGATTTGGAGATTCTGGAGTACGCCACGTGTCCCAACTGTCAAAGCCAAAACACTGAGATGCGCACGCCGTTCGGCCCTACCCTTTGCCGGTCCATGCATTACTGTAATGATTGCCGACAGATGTTTGAGCAGTTTAAGCCATTGTAA